From Thalassotalea psychrophila:
ACTTTATTAACTTCTACATCATCTTGAGCATTAACAGTTACAACTATTTGACCGCTATTAGTTGAGTTATCACTTGGAGATGTGATCACAACTGTCGGAGGAGTCTGATCTACAACCGGTTCAGGAGCATTTGCAGATAAAGCTGCGTATGCATCAACACGGCCATGACCATAATATTTATTGAAACTTCCACCATTTTTGCTTTTATCTGCAGAAGACTCTAATAGATTTTCAAGCTCAATATTTGAAAAATGTGGATATTTAGATTTCATCAAAGCCAATACAGCAGCTGTAGCAGGCGCTGAAAAAGAAGTACCACTCGCAGTAGAGTAACCGCCACTAGATGAAGTGGTATATATTCCTGCCCCCGGCGCTGCAACGTCGATACAATTACCATAGTCAGACCAACTAGTCCTGTTATCACTAGTGTCAGTTGCCGATACATGGATAATTTTACTATTATCACTACAATTTAAATCAGTACCATCATTGCCTGCAGAATTAACTACTAACCCACCATTATTATAAAAATACTGGGATGCGGTACTAAAGGTGGTACTGTTAGGGATTTTGTAACTTACATTAGCAATATCTGCACCATGATCTGATGCCCAGAGTAAACCTTGAGCTATATCACTTATTGTAGCTGAACCTGATGTTTGATTTGTCACTCGAATAGGTAATATTTTACTATCCCAAGCTATAGATGTTACCCCTGTGCCATTATCACTCAATGCCGCAATGACACCAGCAACTAGCGTACCATGTTTGTTTATTGGCGTAGTGTCGGTATTATCACTTGCGGTATTGTAACCTGATAAAATTTGCCCATTTAAATCAACATGATCACTTTTCACGCCAGAATCTAGAACTGCAACAACTACACTGCTCCCTTTTGACTCTTCCCAAGCTAACGGTAATTTCATCTTCGCCAAATGCCATGCGTTAGAATAATACTGATCATTAGCTGTGATCTCAGTCAATTCTACAATATGGTTTAATTCAACAAAATCTATTAAAGGGTTATGTTTTAAAGCGGTAATTATGCCTTTTTCATTTTTTTCAGGTACCGATACTAATTTAACGTTACCGTGCTTCATCTTTAATGTTTTTTTAAATTTTCCCTGATACTTTGAAAGCAACTTCTCTAATTTAGCTTCACTTACACCTGGTTTTGCTGATATAAGTATTTCTCCAGGAGCCCACTTATTTTCCGCACTTACGGTTAAAGACATTGATGCTGTAATTACACCTAGCGTTAATACGGATTTGTTTATTATTGTTTTAATTGATTTTTTAAAGAACACTTTCTAGTTCCTCCTAATAATATAAATAAAATTAAAAAATATAGAGAACCACCGCTACTTTCAGATGAATCTGATATTTCATCATTAGTAGGTGAGGTATTATTGTTATTAGAATTTGTTTCATCCTGATTATCATCAGAGCCGCTTGCTGTACCCTCGTCAGCGCCATTAGTTGAATCTTCTTGATTTTGATCTGGTAACTCGCTTCCAGAGTTATCTTTCCCCTCTTCTTCAGGCTCTGGTTGAGTTGGAGTTTCAGGCTCTGGTTGAACCGGAGGCTCTGGCTCAGGTTCTGGTTCAGTTGGAGTTTCTGGTTCAGGCTCTGGTTGAACCGGCGGCTCTGGTTCAGGATCCGGTTCAGTCGGAGTTTCTGGTTCAGTGCCTAATACTGTTTTAGTGGGATCATTTGGGTAGGCGTCGGCGTTATCACCTACACCATCATTATCTGAATCTTTTGTTTCACTAGCATCATTTGGAAATGCGTCGGCGTTATCACCTACACTGTCGTTATCTGAATCTTGCGTTTCAGTTGCATCGTTTGGGAAGACGTCGGCGTTATCACCTACGCCATCATTATCTGAATCTTTAGTTTCAGTTGCATCGTTTGGAAAGGCGTCGGCGTTATCACCTACACTGTCGTTATCTGAATCTTTCGTTTCAGTTGCATCGTTAGGAAAGGCGTCGGCGTTATCACCTACGCCATCATTATCTGAATCTTTAGTTTCAGTTGCATCGTTAGGAAAGGCGTCGGCGTTATCACCTACGCCATCATTATCTGAATCTTTAGTTTCAGTTGCATCATTTGGAAAGGCGTCTTCACTATCAATAACCCCATCATCATCTGAATCTAAAGGCACAATAGCTACGTCGACATTGATAGAATCTGAACTCGCTAAATTACCGGCTAGATCAGCAGCTACAGCATGAATACTTATATTAGATCCGGAGTAAGATTGCTGTTCAATAAAAAATTCATAAGGAAGTTGATTATCTGTACCTAAAGAGATGCCATCGACAAATAATTCGACGTTATCTAGACCTACATCATCTTGGGCAGTTACTTTTACAATAAAGTCGTTACTTAACAAATCCGCTTGTGTTGGAGAAGTGATAGTAACAGTAGGGGCAATTTGATCGACCGTATTTGAACCGCTAATTTCATTTAAAGATGCAAGAGCATCGACCCGACCATGACCAAATTTTGCTGAATAGTCGCCTTGATGAACACTATCATCTGCTCCTTCTGTTAGTGCGCTCTCTAAATCAGTTATCGAAATATTTGGTTTGTACGCCTTAAGAACAGCAAGAACCCCAGCGGTTACGGGAGCTGCAAACGAGGTGCCACTAGCTTCCTTATAACCGCCACTCTTTGAGGTAGTGTAAATACGTTCCCCTGGCGCAGAAACATCGACACAATTTCCGTAATTTGACCAACTCGCTAATGAATCAGATTTAGTAGTAGCCGAAACAACGATAATAGCTTCTTTTTGAGAACAATTAAGTTGAGTGCCACTGTTTCCGGCAGAAATAACAACTAAGCCACCTTTAGAGCGAAAATAATTGGCAGCGCTGTCGATTGAATAACTGTCGTATGCGTCAAAACTAATATTAACAATATCGGCACCAT
This genomic window contains:
- a CDS encoding S8 family serine peptidase; protein product: MFFKKSIKTIINKSVLTLGVITASMSLTVSAENKWAPGEILISAKPGVSEAKLEKLLSKYQGKFKKTLKMKHGNVKLVSVPEKNEKGIITALKHNPLIDFVELNHIVELTEITANDQYYSNAWHLAKMKLPLAWEESKGSSVVVAVLDSGVKSDHVDLNGQILSGYNTASDNTDTTPINKHGTLVAGVIAALSDNGTGVTSIAWDSKILPIRVTNQTSGSATISDIAQGLLWASDHGADIANVSYKIPNSTTFSTASQYFYNNGGLVVNSAGNDGTDLNCSDNSKIIHVSATDTSDNRTSWSDYGNCIDVAAPGAGIYTTSSSGGYSTASGTSFSAPATAAVLALMKSKYPHFSNIELENLLESSADKSKNGGSFNKYYGHGRVDAYAALSANAPEPVVDQTPPTVVITSPSDNSTNSGQIVVTVNAQDDVEVNKVELYIAGNLVATDVSLPYEFNVDTTAFSDGDIYLNAMAYDSSNNIANSSEVLISLLNAAEPEPEPEPEPEPEPEPEPEDTTEPTVSINNPITNDAVSGTETIQVTAQDNDAVDYIDLYIDNVLKQSVSGASLSYGWNTRKISSGSHIITAIAYDVSGNQDQQTVTVNKAESTKGSKGRKKK
- a CDS encoding S8 family serine peptidase, which translates into the protein MFYQSKSYLNSYFSMSIFKFGVEINIKSLLVIFSLFLILITSVFSPKVFAKKDLVQGQIIVKPKPGVSTKKFSKLLKELNLKSIKKFKKINSELVAVQTGEEHQWVESLNQHPLVDYAEVDQRVNISEISANDAYYSNAWHLAKINMPTVWESTKGNSIVVAVLDSGVNSAHSDLQGRVLSGYNSASDNNDTSDINGHGTMVAGTVAASSNNNIGVTSVAWEAKILPVRVTNDPAGSASLSVIAKGITWAADNGADIVNISFDAYDSYSIDSAANYFRSKGGLVVISAGNSGTQLNCSQKEAIIVVSATTKSDSLASWSNYGNCVDVSAPGERIYTTSKSGGYKEASGTSFAAPVTAGVLAVLKAYKPNISITDLESALTEGADDSVHQGDYSAKFGHGRVDALASLNEISGSNTVDQIAPTVTITSPTQADLLSNDFIVKVTAQDDVGLDNVELFVDGISLGTDNQLPYEFFIEQQSYSGSNISIHAVAADLAGNLASSDSINVDVAIVPLDSDDDGVIDSEDAFPNDATETKDSDNDGVGDNADAFPNDATETKDSDNDGVGDNADAFPNDATETKDSDNDSVGDNADAFPNDATETKDSDNDGVGDNADVFPNDATETQDSDNDSVGDNADAFPNDASETKDSDNDGVGDNADAYPNDPTKTVLGTEPETPTEPDPEPEPPVQPEPEPETPTEPEPEPEPPVQPEPETPTQPEPEEEGKDNSGSELPDQNQEDSTNGADEGTASGSDDNQDETNSNNNNTSPTNDEISDSSESSGGSLYFLILFILLGGTRKCSLKNQLKQ